The following coding sequences lie in one Homalodisca vitripennis isolate AUS2020 chromosome X, UT_GWSS_2.1, whole genome shotgun sequence genomic window:
- the LOC124369648 gene encoding LOW QUALITY PROTEIN: aminopeptidase N-like (The sequence of the model RefSeq protein was modified relative to this genomic sequence to represent the inferred CDS: inserted 1 base in 1 codon; deleted 1 base in 1 codon), whose protein sequence is LLFHISYQKVLILGHPFQSEHDSNGHRRVAALVEAMESIAGXAFPMPKLDQLALPQLNPVAMENWGLNTYREVNMLYEEGRSAPKARQDIPRFTAHEVCHHWVGNLVRLQWWDWLWISEMYAMYYEYYLPSKIEPSWRMLDQMIVELYIPGLLEDSFNSSRPLTTRVSSNQEILAKFSGVIYTKGPALIHMINNFMTPSRAEKALRLLLQEKKYETIDPSDLWRIYDRKAEDLPADMATIMGTWTDQPGYPLFTAVANERFLTEGVSSDSHLWWIPITYTTGLRPNFTNAPTRLWLSPWKPITTVKLGPRIDSWLIFNVRHIGFYRVNYDHENWQKLIDALHSDPAGIHELNRVQLLDDSLSLARAGRLSYTVPLRLMEYMAREGCYLPWAAVLPSVNFLLSRLNGLPTYNDFREYLRELIAPTYDSVGFYLRPSDPHLLQMHRVQVVTLACSVGLPSCITEARRQEQFISQNKTPEIAAGLEFVQLCSVLETGVSPDDLFHQLTVWGPNDQLRAMPCTSNKTLLIRYLTTSLMGDSAADWEAKLMAAVSRLPNVDTVFTLLVDRYSTLLERFGTKNTSTYFTRVGSLLTTNAQLAKVEALRAKVVNEEVTAALRTVSSGLLDRLRWSETHSPTIQSWLNHHKTNKIKKVQGSLIECF, encoded by the exons CTTCTCTTCCACATCTCCTATCAAAAAGTTCTCATCCTGGGCCATCCCTTCCAAAGTGAACATGACTCTAATGGACACCGGAGAGTCGCTGCCTTGGTAGAGGCTATGGAGTCTATTGCTG CAGCATTTCCGATGCCAAAACTTGATCAACTCGCTCTTCCTCAACTCAAC CCAGTGGCAATGGAGAACTGGGGACTGAATACTTACAG GGAGGTGAATATGCTTTATGAGGAAGGACGTTCTGCACCAAAAGCGAGACAGGACATTCCACGCTTTACTGCTCATGAGGTGTGCCATCACTGGGTGGGAAATCTCGTCAGGCTGCAGTGGTGGGACTGGCTCTGGATATCGGAGATGTACGCCATGTATTACGAATACTACCTTCCTTCTAAG ATAGAGCCTTCCTGGAGAATGCTGGATCAAATGATTGTTGAGCTGTATATCCCTGGACTCCTGGAAGATTCATTCAACAGCTCGAGGCCACTAACTACCAGGGTGTCCTCCAACCAAGAGATCTTGGCCAAGTTCTCAGGGGTCATTTACACCAAAG GTCCAGCTCTAATTCATATGATCAACAATTTCATGACACCCTCGCGAGCTGAGAAAGCCTTGAGGTTACTTCTACAGGAGAA GAAGTATGAGACCATTGATCCTTCAGACCTGTGGCGGATTTATGATCGGAAAGCTGAAGATTTACCGGCAGACATGGCAACTATCATGGGAACGTGGACAGACCAACCAGGGTACCCCTTGTTCACTGCTGTGGCGAAC GAAAGGTTCCTCACAGAAGGAGTATCCAGCGACTCACATCTGTGGTGGATTCCGATCACGTATACGACTGGACTGAGACCAAACTTCACAAATGCTCCCACACGGTTGTGGCTCTCTCCTTGGAAACCAATTACCACGGTAAAATTGGGCCCTCGGATCGATTCTTGGCTGATCTTCAACGTCCGACACATAG GTTTTTACCGAGTAAACTACGACCACGAAAACTGGCAGAAACTGATTGACGCACTCCACTCTGACCCTGCTGGTATTCACGAGCTGAACCGAGTGCAGTTGTTGGATGACAGTCTGTCTCTAGCGCGCGCTGGACGGTTGTCCTACACAGTGCCTCTTAGACTAATGGAGTACATGGCACGTGAAGGCTGCTACTTACCTTGGGCCGCCGTTTTACCTTCCGTCAATTTTCTGCTGAGTAGACTCAACGGACTTCCCACCTACAATGATTTTAGG GAGTACCTCAGAGAACTGATTGCTCCAACGTACGATTCTGTGGGTTTCTATCTGAGACCGTCAGATCCTCACCTTCTCCAGATGCACAGGGTACAAGTGGTCACCCTAGCTTGTTCTGTAGGTCTTCCGTCTTGCATCACTGAGGCACGACGGCAAGAACAATTCATCAGTCAAAACAAAACACCTGA gATAGCTGCAGGGCTGGAATTTGTCCAACTGTGCTCAGTGCTGGAGACTGGAGTGTCCCCAGACGACTTGTTCCATCAGCTGACGGTCTGGGGGCCAAACGACCAGCTCAGAGCCATGCCCTGTACTTCAAATAAGACTTTACTGATCAG GTATCTGACTACAAGCCTGATGGGGGACTCGGCTGCCGATTGGGAAGCCAAGCTGATGGCAGCTGTGAGCCGGCTGCCCAACGTCGATACCGTCTTCACCCTCCTGGTAGACCGATACTCAACTCTACTTGAACG ATTTGGTACAAAAAATACGTCTACATACTTTACACGAGTGGGAAGTTTGCTAACAACTAATGCTCAACTAGCAAag GTGGAAGCTCTGAGGGCTAAAGTGGTGAATGAAGAAGTGACTGCGGCTTTAAGAACTGTATCTTCGGGTCTGCTTGACCGTCTTAGGTGGAGTGAAACCCACTCCCCTACCATCCAGTCTTGGTTGAACCatcacaaaacaaacaaaataaagaaagttCAAGGTTCGTTGATagaatgtttttga